In Dendropsophus ebraccatus isolate aDenEbr1 chromosome 13, aDenEbr1.pat, whole genome shotgun sequence, the sequence attttctattaaaaaacaataaatgacAAAAATACCGGAGGTCCTTACCTTCATTCCAAACAGCTACGCCTGTAAAGGTCACGTCCTAGGTGTTCACTTTTTAGGTGCTTCTAGATTGACAATCCTCCACCAGGGAAGGCCCTCCCGACTGCGTCAAGAGATAAATACATAAGCTGTAAGCATGATATAATACATGATACATGGCTGTTCAGGTATGATCTTGGCTAGTATTACCTCATTTGGTTGTTCCTTTCTATCTTAAAATCCCTGTAATCCTTTCCTTTACATAGATTGTGTGATTTCATGGTGACCCCCTGGAAAATTCATGTGTTTCCGTGCCCTGAGCTCTTTACCAGAACTTCCTACATGATCAAGTGGCATGGACTGCTTCACATAAACTCTCCACCAGGGGGAGACAGAAACTCCCATTTGAGTTATACAGCTCCTATCACGCAGTTATAAGGGATTTGATGACAGTTCCACCTCCATGACTGTATACTTATAGTCTCCCAGcttatatacagatagatagatagatagatagatagatagatagatagatagatagataggaagattaATACACTACCTCCCTGCAGGCAGAGATGGTCCTGACTCTAGTGGCCCATGTaatgctgtgctgatgcatcatgggattggtAGCAGATTTGAATGGAGAGGGTGCAGTTTGCAATCTGGAAGTGAAGGTATTGACTGatcagagatcacatgacctagaTGCAGTAATAAAAAGTGTGGctacagcagagctgggatgaaacagatgacagtgTGGAAGAACTTTAGTTATAAAGCTGTATGTGAACGGGGCTCTAGTCAGCCAGGtggtccccagcagcttctccctgcccccTTGACATTGATTAGTAGATCTCTACTGTACCCAAAGAGGAAAGCTCTACCAGTCAAAGCCCACAGGGCGACTACTTCCTCAATTCTTCCTCCAGACACCTTATCCAAGCTCCTATCCTGTGATTTTCATCAAGGCTAATTTCGATTCTACATATTGGGGGACgtttatgaagaccggtgtactTGTTCGCAGGTCTTAAATTAGTCATCGCCCCCAATTGCcctgccggattcactaagaggcgctcgCTCCTAAGCAGGGGTAGATTTCTCCCATGATTTAGGAGCCTATTCCACGGagggataatcggccgaatcgacctgattcagccgattatcactcggtggaatagtgaaaacgatcagccgatgatcgtgtcatcggctgattgtttatttaggccaaaacctaaaatcatcggtcacccactgcGCATCacttcgtggaatagcggtgcgcggcgggcaaccgacgatttgagaagcagcatacattacctagcagggcttctcctccgctctgtcttcctccccgggtcacGGGGaggaaatcgttaatcgttaacgattatacgaacgataatcgtccgttggAATAGGGCCGTACTGAAGAAGGAAGAGACTCCCTCCTTTATGGTATTGTATCACTAgggtttgtctgtctgtctgtgtctgtgtctgtctgtctacctGTGTAAGTGTATGTTTGACTGTCTAATAAAAGTTCTGTATTGTAAAAGCAATCCCCTTTCTCCTGTTctgaactacaagtctcagcatggcAGACCTTCTATCTGCTGGGACTTGCAGTcttacttaggccatgttcacacaggttagttttgcatttttttagCTGATAAATGACCAAATAAGCCCCAAACAGCCCATTATTAAATATTCGGGTTCTTTTGAGTGTATCTGTACTATTTTGTGCTTATTTTACTTcatcttttttgtttttactttgggCTGACTTTTTGGGGACACTGAAAACATACAATGGTTTGAACATACGATGGTCGTCCCCGAACCAATTACTATCATACAGTATGTTGAGGTACCAGTGTACGGCAAAGTAAGAACAACAATGATAACAACTACAACAACATAAAACACACCATAAAGaaactataatactatatagcaTTTAAAGGCTTTATCAAGTATTTTTTGTAAGGTTTTTAATAAGTAAAACTTTGTAACTACAAAACAGCAGGACATCCTCGAATATCCCGGCTCTCTGTAAACATTACTAATCACATAGTATGTAAGGTGAAGGCATATTCATGTCCGGATTGTGCCAGCAGAACAATCTACAGAAGCCTCATATAAAGTATCAGATGACAAGTCTGAGAGAACCCAATGTTAACCCCCAAATACCTATAATAATTGATTAATATTAATAATTCATTCATAATATCTATaataaagcgaatctgtactggATAGCCCCCCTCAAACCTTTGATGTCCCCATCAAGGCATGTCCGGTCTGGGTTCTGCCTGTCTCTCGGGGCCAGTATTCAGGGTGAAAACTATTTTTATTCCTGTGCTGGGGCGAGGTGTCAATtaggcggggcctagagcatccgtgtCCTAGGTCTGCACCGCCTCTCTCCCCGCCTTTCTTTTTCAGCTCGCCCCTATGCTGGATACTGATTTTCGGTGTGCTAAAGATCCAGCCCAGGGGTGTGCCGAAAACGAAGAAAGGCGGGGAGAGAGGCGGAGAGGGGTGTGCCGAAAACGAAgaaaggcagagagagaggcgctgcaggccttaGAAACAGATGTTCTAGGCCCCGTCTCATTGAGACCCGACCCCAAGAATAAAATTAGTTTTTACCTCAAATGCCGACCCCAAGAGTCAGGCAGACCCCGGGCTGGACATGCCTTCATAAAAACATCAAAACGGTACtggcggtttgggggggagggggctgtccggctgcacagattcactttaactatATCTACACAGTGGAGTCCCATTATGATGACCACTTCCTGCGGACAACCATGTGACATTGATGTCTGAGATGAACATCTGCCTCGAGGGTGTGCAAGGGCAGATGACACACTACGGTGGAGCAGCTAACCGCCATAATGACCCAGGAGGCTACCAGACGTGTGTAACCCAACAGATCCCTACTGACCTCGAGAATGGTCACTGCTCCTCTGATACAAAGTGCCCTGGCAGTAATAGCTTCAGGTCACATAGCAGTATCAGGATTCAACCTCCACTGACATACAGTACTGCATACAGTCATGGCTCCAGATATCTGGACCTTATTGGGTCACTCCTGGCCCATCTAGCCACTGTCCAAGCTGCACGTGGTGGTCACTCTGGATATTAGTTATTGGTCATAATTATAGGACTCCACTCTGTATGTCTTAAATTAATCTTCAATAGATTTTTATATCAAAGTTTTTAGGTCCCTGAGTAGATCCAATGGTTAAAAATTCACATTTTGATTTAATAATGGAAATTTTAGAGAACACAAACCAACAACCATATACAATGGATGTACGCGAGGTGGAAATCGTCAAGTCCAAACACATGAAGCATATCCAAGCACTGGTTAGAACTCATCTCACTATGGAGAGAACACAATACGGTAATGAATTCAAAGACAACACTAAGCTTCTAGTTGAAAGAGAATCTTCCTTGAAGAGCCATCTTGTCGGACAGGACCATGGGAACATCAGCTAGGGTGGAGCAAGTGTTGAGTCTTGAGTTCTTGCTGGACAAGGTGCTGGCCCTCTTCTTATGGTGGTAGAAGTAATTTCGGAGGTGAAAACGGAATTTATCATGCAGTGAGGCATAAATGAAGGGGTTGTAGCAGGCGGAGCTCATTGCAATAAGATGGCAGGTCACCTGAATGACATTGATGTAATTCTTATCTAAAATAGTGAACTCTTCATCGATATCCCGGATGAGGTTGACCACCTGCAGAGGCAACCAACATATGGCAAAAGCCATGACTGATATGATGAGCATACGGAACGTCTTCTGCTTCTTTTTGGACCATTTATCTTGATTGTGGGTCGCTGCCCCTGGGACGTTCCTCCTCCTAAGGTGATAGGCAATGGCACAATAAGAAACCGAAACGGCGGACAGTGGGAGCATGTAGGACAAAAGGAGCATCGTACACGAATAGAGGAGCCTTTGTCTTTCTTGGTGTTTCCAAAACTCCTCACAAATGATCATGTTGTGGCCAACATTCTTGAGGTCCAGGTAATGGGTATGCATGGATGTTGGTAGAGAAACGCCAATGGAAACCATCCAGATAACTGTCACAATGTAAATGCATGACTTACAGCCTATTCTTCTTCGAATAGGATAGACAACCACAACATATCGGTCTATTGCGATAGCCGTCAGCGATAGCACAGACACAAAAACGGTTGCGGCTTGCATTAAAGGGACAAAGTGGCACATGAATTCTCCGAAGAGCCAACCCCGGATTTCAAAGGCATAGGACGCCGTCAGCGGCACGCAGAAGATGCACATGACCAGATCGGCCGCCGCCAGGTTCCCGATAAGGAAATTGGTAGTGTTGTGAAGCTTCTTGGTGAAGGCAATGAGTAGGATTAGAACACTGTTGCCTAGGCAAGCCACAGTCACCAGCAAGGCATACAAAGGAATAAACAGGGGCTTCATATCAAAGAGGAAATCCAGGCCGGAGAATGACTGCGAGGCCGATGCATTCTTCATAGACTCATTAGATAACTGGGTGGACATTGTTCTCAAGCTTCCGATGGTCTCGATGCATTtctgaaaagaaataataaaagtttAGGCATCTAATGAATCTATTCCATAGGATCATAGAAGGAcattttcattaaaataaatatatatatatatatatatatatatatatatatatatatatatatgaagaactTGCCCACTCTTGCTTCAACCTCTCATCTTCAAAGTAAGCAGAAGAAACTAGCACCAAAGAACCAGAAGGAACCATAATGAGAGTTGCAGGGGTAGTTGgtataattgttatttttttctctaCAGAAAATTTACAATTGGAACAGAGcgatgtaaaaattaaaaaaagaaagtcatactcacctgccctgatctccTGCAGCTGGTGTTTCTGCACTTTAGGTCCACCGGCTGTTCACTGCAGATTTACAGTTCCTGTGACTCATTGATCCCACAAGTATTGAGTGCTCAGCAATCACTGGCCAAGGTATGGCTGAACAGTTCCTGTGGGTTAGATGAGTCACAGAACCAGGAGCATAAGCAATGacagctgcaggggatcagggcaggtgagtatgacctTCTTTTTCCAATTGTAAATTTTTTTCCTGGGGCTAGACAACCGatttaaaaagtattaaaaaaaatacatagaaggtgttaatatatatgtttagtatCCAGCAGAAAAATAAATACCTATTTAGTACTCAGGAAGAATAGAATCATGTCCTAATAGATGCCTCCATAATAAAGATTATTTCCATATCCATATGGAGCTTATTCAATTAGCTCTATTTTGACGTAATTATATGATTCATAGGAAATTTTAATTACTTGGCTCGAAAACGTTACATTTTATGTTGCTTAAATGTTAACAATTCCGGATGTGATTTAGcaggttttatttttacactcaTCAGTACAAAGCGACTCCCCAAAGACAACATCCGGGGGAGAAGAAGCGCCAGGAGCTGCTCAGAATTTCTTCTGCATATAAGCGTGCTGGTTATGATCTTACATTTGGTATAAGGCTTGTAAGAAAGTCAGTAGGCTCCATTATTGTTATTGCGGCACTGACATGTCACCTGTTTCCTCTTGCTGCCACCATTTACTTTATTTCCCTTAAGTATCGTCAGCCAGAAGGGACATGCCACCCAAGGAAGCCAGACGTAACAATAGTAAATCAATAACCCCTGTAGTGTGAGTATCTCTAAGGCCAGTTTCTAGCCAGTATCTAGTCCAAATTCGAACCACCTTTTAGTTGACTTACTGAAAAAATTTGGGCAAAATTTTTGGCCCACTCAACCCACACCCCTTTTCCATAAGACGTCTTGTCGGTGAAGCCAATGCCCCTTCATTAAGAACACACAATATACatgatttattgatttatttaaagggaaactgtcaccataaatatgctacctaagctatcatcatcatcatcatgttatagagcaggaggagacgGGCGGATTGATATagatctttatgggaaaagatttagtatcacttgtaatttattgattgaaatttcTAATGTTTCCATGCTTAAGAGTCCAGTCCAcggagtgacaccgcccactggactctttaacacagaatgagcagggattttaatcaatTTGTTAATGAGATCCCAACTAACTTGTCAGAAAAGTACATCCAGAATACTGTATGGAGTTAATCAGAATCCCTTTAATTTATGGCCACCCTGTACTTTATAGTATGTAACATGAATGTAATTGTTATTGGCTAATTCTGAACACAACCACATCCCCGGTTATAAGAGGCTGTTCACACCTATGCAATCACTTATTTTAAATTCTACTATTTTTATAAATGCAGACcttttacatgcacagacatgCTAGCACCGAAGGGCCACTTAATACAGTGTACAGATTCCAGTAGTGGATTGCTTATTACTAATAATACTACTTTAATCATATTGGAGAATTACTATATTGATTTTTACAGAGATCAGCCATTCCATTAAATTGACACTATATTCATATAATTTATGCTGAGTCAAAAGTATACGTGTACAGGATCCAAAGTGcattttactcctattaaaaatctGTTGCCTCTGCCATTAGCCATAGGACTGCTGgtctcctgcctctgctatcagctGTAGGACTACAACTCTCCTGCCTCTTCTATCAGCCATAGGACTGCTGgtctcctgcctctgctatcagccataggactgctgctctcctgcctctgctatcagccatagaaTTGCTAgtctcctgcctctgctatcagccataggactgctggtctcctgcctctgctatcagccatagggcTGCTGGTCTCCTGCCTCTGCCATTAGTCATAGAATTGCTAgtctcctgcctctgctatcagccataggactGCTGGTCTCCTGCCTCTGCTATGAGCCATAGGACTGCTGgtctcctgcctctgctatcagccataggactGCTGGTCTCCTGCCTCTCCTATCAGCCATAAGACTGCTGGTCTCCTGCCtatgctatcagccataggacgTCCACTCTCCtgcctctgttatcagccataggACTGTTGGTCTCCTGCCTCTCCTATCAGCCATAGGACGTCCACTCTCCtgcctctgttatcagccataggACGTCCACTCTCCTGCCTCTCCTATCAGCCATAGGACGTCCACTCTCCTTCCTCTGTTATCAGCTATAGTATTTCTGATCTCATGCTTTATCTCTGAGCCATTGTATTGCCACGCTTCTGCTAACAGCCACAGGACTGCTGCTTTGCTTCCTAAGCAATCACCCATAAGGTTGCTAGTCAGCTGTGTTTACTATCAGCCATAACTTTGCTGGTCTCCTGTCTCTACTATCAGCCATAAGGCTGACACTCTCCTGTCTTTGCTATTAGCCATAAGATTGCTGGTCTCCTgtctctgctattagccataggattgctagtctcctgcttctgttaTGAGCCATACATTTGCTGCTTTCCTGCTCTCAGCCATTGGATTGCCACTCTTCTGCTTCTGCTTATAGACACAGGATTGCTGCATCTGCTATTGGCCATAGCATTGCTAATCTCCTGCCTCAGCTATCAGCCATAAGGCTTCCACTCTTTTGCCTCTGCTATTATCCATATGCTGTGTCCTAGAGTGGGTCCATTGTGTTTTCTAAACAAATATACTGTAGGTTGGTACCATGTGTGTGTTTAAACTCAGAGACTGAAGTCTGTAGTATGCAACTCctgccaccagatgtcactgttatATTGCACGGCTCATAGCCTAAAAGTATGTAAGGGTTAACTCTATTGATTATATGTAGTTCCTGCCACTGGCTGATGATTTCTACTAACCAATCCCAGAGCTAGCTACCTCAGGAGCTACTgccctatcacagagggttatcTTATGTCTATTGCCCAATCAGGTTCCCCCCTGTTGGCCTGATATATTTAGTGGGGTGGGACCATTGAGTTCTAGTTCTGCCAAGTGTATTAGAGAGAGTATCTTCAGAGAGCCTTTTCAGCATGTTCTTCAGGCCCTGGCCTGCTGCCAGGAGCCTTGTGCAGGACTGATGTTATTTCTTCTGATTACTAGATCCTAGCCATGTCCGACTAGAGTACGGCGTGGAGAGACTACGATGAGGATGGGACTAACCTATTCACGTTTGGGGACTGTTTTCTGTTCAACTGCTACCTCTGAAGGATTTTACAAGTAGATGAGGTACCAAACAAGTTAGTAGTAAAGCAAAGTACAAAGGCCGAGTCTTCTACTGCAACTTGCTAGTGTCTCCCTTGGGGGTCTCCCAGACAACTAGCTCTCCCTCTAGGTGGGACAGAGCTCCCTGATCATGTGTCATTCTGTGCCCACATGGTAGCATAGGCGAATGTGTATTTTGCCGTGGATTCCGGATTTTTCTCTAACAGCCCCAGCTCAACCACTGTGTCTATATAGGCCCCAGCTCGTAGCTGAAGTATCCTGACCTACCCTTGTTGTGCAACTAAAGGTCTATCTTAACTAACTTCAAACCTATCTCAACTAACTACAAGCTTCTTCACAAGTGTATCTTAAATTAACCACAGTATTTTCTCAAGTATATCTTAAACAACCAATATATCTCAAGTGTATTTCAGTATCTCAGACAGCTATTGTCTTCTAAAGATCGCAAAGTCTTTATCAGTATTCTGTGGATTCTATATTTGTCTAAGTGTGTGAGAACACTACAAGTATTACCTCCTACAGGAGTGATTGCAGTTTTGAAAAAGAGTCTTTTGTATTCTAGTGAGTGTGAGATTCTGTACTGTTCTTCAAAGCGATATAGCAGACTATTTTCTGGTTAAGGATATCTCTGCCTTTGAAATCACTTCTGCACAACACCTGCGATTCTATAGCACATGCTGTATTGCCTATTCTACACGACTgcagcaactacaactcctagcattatGGTGCTGTCGAGCCAGTGTATTCAGGGGTGGCCAGCTGGTcctactgtgacaagtgcttaCTCCTGGATCACTGTGACGAGTGCCCATCTGCTGCTTTCACCCTCAGTACCCCCTGGGTTGCTGTGCACATAGTATTGCTGGTCTCCAGCTTCTGCTGTCAGCCATCTGAGTGCCACTCTCCTGCCTCTGTTATTAGCCATAGGTCTGCTGCTCTTGTGCTTCTGCTCTTAGCCATTGGATTGCCACTATTCTGCTTCTGGTACCAGCCACAGGATTGCTGCTCTGCtttctctgctatcagccataagaTTGCTGCCTCTGCTATCAACCATAAGATTgctgcctctgctatcagccataagaTTGCTGCCTCTGCTATCAACCATAAGATTgctgcctctgctatcagccataagattgctgcctctgctatcagccataagattgctgcctctgctatcagccataagattgctgcctctgctatcagccataagattgctgcctctgctatcaaccataggattgctgcctctgctatcagccataagattgctgcctctgctatcaaccataggattgctgcctctgctatcagccataagattgctgcctctgctatcagccataagattgctgcctctgctatcagccataagaTTACTGCCTCTGCTATCAATCATATGATTgctgcctctgctatcagccataagattgctgcctctgctatcagccatgagattgctgcctctgctatcagccatgagattgctgcctctgctatcagccatgagattgctgcctctgctatcagccatgaGATTACTGCCTCTGCTATCAATCATATGATTACTGCCTCTGCTATCAGGCATACGATTGCTTTCTCTGCTGTCAACCACAAGATTGCTACCTCTACTACCAGGCATAAGATGgctgcctctgctaccagccataaaATTGCTATCTCTGCTATCAGCTATAAGATTgctgcctctgctaccagccataagattgctgcctctgctaccagccataaaattgctgcctctgctatcagccataagaTTGCtacctctgctatcagccataagcTGCATCTCTGCTTTAAACTGTGGAGAGAGTTTTACCTCCAGTTATGCGGTTCTGCACATGTTGGTGTAGAGAGTTGCAGCTCACACCTAACGTGGTTGCTGAGAAAACTGTACAATGCAGAGCGAGTTTCATGCCTAGGTCCTATTAACTAGAAGAGTACTCATGCAAGGATTTCACTGGGTGTTGTATGCCTGCCTCGGTAACCCCATCATCTGGCGTAGGCTGCGTCTCTCTACATCAAACCGAAAGAGTATGTTGCCCCAGAATTGGAGGCAAAGCAAAGTTTTTATTGATCAATGGGGAATGAGCTGACAGTTTGATGAACGCCTGTTGTCCTAGTAAGCATTTGTGGCTGGCAGCCCATTGGTCTAtagtgctgtcagtatatacagactaatTAATAAAGGACATGCCTTCTCATATGGAGAACAATGAAAATCGGTAAGCAGCAGAGACAAAAGTCCATGAAATACATCAGACAATGTAAAGAATGGTTCCACCAGCGCCGAATCCTCCGACAATAAAGCCCACTGGTGGGTGAAGTGAACACCATTGATTATTTCATTACAATGGCGCCTGTCAAGGAGGGTGTAATGGATTAGATAGCAAGTGACCAGTGAACCGGTGATAGAATATAGGAAAAATGGGCAAACGTAAGAATCTAAGTGATTCGTACAGGAGTCGTCAGATTGTGATGACTGGGTCTGATGTCTCCAGAACGGACAGTCTTACTGGCTGTTCCCGGAAGGATAACCGGTGACCAGAAACTGGGTCATGGGCACCCAGGCTCACAGATGTGTACGGGGGTGACGGTTAATGTTGGCACCTTCAGAGGTTTTGTGGAGTCCATGTCTGGATAGGTCAAAGTCGGACAGGGGTCATGGATTATGATGACTGGGTCTGATGTCTCCAGAACGGCCGTTCTTACTGGGTGTTCCTAGAAGGATAACCGATGACCAGGAACAGGGTCATGGGCACCCAGGCTCacagatgtgtatgggggtgcaGATAACGTTGGCACCTTCAGAGGTTTTGTGGAGTCCACGTCTGGGCAGGACAGAATCGTACAGGGGTCTATGGATGACTGGGTCTGATGTCTGTGGAACGGTCGGTCTTACTGGGTGTTCCTGGAAGGATAACCGATGACCAGGAACAGGGTCATGGGCACCCAGGCTCacagatgtgtatgggggtgcaGATAACGTTGGCACCTTCAGAGGTTTTGTGGAGGCCTCGTCTGGGCTGGTCACAGTCATCTTGGTTTGATTCTTATGGCTgagcagtgtatagtatacactaACTAGTAATACTAGCTGGCTTTGCTGGTGCAGTTAATACCCAGTCTACACAATGAATACAGTGAATAAGTCCTCTCGGAGGGATTATGTCTGTATTCATTGGTTCCCCCCACTAGTTGATATCATAAGTGTTATCGAGGCTTACGCCACATTCAGCGAGATCCTCAGAGACGGCGAGAATAGTCGCGTCGCTGCCATCGCTGGATTAAATGGAACGGCAGCTCTTACAGTATGAAACCCTATCAATCCTGGATTACCTGCTAAAGGTCACTgtcatttattttctttaaaggaaAGGTCAATGAATCATTTACATGACCCGGCAATTAACACGCTACGCTAACACGCAGTCACACGGGCGCCCCCGTCTCCAGTATTACCGGCAGATTATCCATTGTATCAATCATCTCATCAGGAAGCCTGGAAACAAATCACACAATGACCTTTCCTTGCGGTAGAAATCTTGTATCTGGAGAATTTCAGTCCCTGGTCACACGTCGCTTACGGGTGGTCGTCAGCCATGTTACATCCTATGGCGAGACGCTGTCTGTCTCCTAATTCAGTTACCTCTATGGTGAGTTGTGGAAGCCGCGTGTAGATGTATAGGCTGCGGGTGGTGGGGGGATCAGTCAGTGTACAACTTCCCTATGGCAGCTTATCTGTCACTGATGGAGGTGTCGGCCATACGCCCCGAGTGTATACAGGGACCAGAGAGATGTGATATATGTAAGGATGTATGGGACTGAGGCTGAtgcactagatagatagatagatagatagatagatagatagatagatagataggagatagatagatagatagatagatagatgaagtaAATCCCGCAGCACTCTGATAAAATGCAATTGGGTGCCCGCTGTCCCACCTCGGTGCAGCCAGTGGAGTAAATAAACCAAAAAATTAAACAACTGCAGCTCCAAAGTGTAATCCGTGAAGTGATATATTGACACATAATAACAGCGAACAGCGAAGTTTTAGACCCATCGATGGGGTCCTTTCTCAAGCATTTGCTTGAGTAATAGATAACAGatgaatgatagatagatagataaataggagatagatagatagatagatagatagatagatagatagatagatagatagataggagatagatagataggagatagatagatagatagatagatagatagatagatagataggagatagatagatagatagatagatagatagatagatagatagatagataggagatagatagatagatagatagatagatagatagataggagatagatagatagatagatagatagatagatagatagatagataaataggagatagatagatagatagatagatagatagatagatagatagataggagatagataggagatagatagatagatagatagatagataggagatagataggagatagatagatagatagatagatagatagatagatagatagatagatagataggagatagataggagatagatagatagatagatagatagatagatagatagataggagatagataggagatagatagatagatagatagatagatagatagatagatagatagatagatagatagattgatagatagatagatagatagatagatagatagatagataggagatagatagatagatagatagatagatagatagataggagatagatagatagatagatagataggagatagatagatagatagatagatagatagatag encodes:
- the LOC138770409 gene encoding prolactin-releasing peptide receptor-like, which translates into the protein MVPSGSLVLVSSAYFEDERLKQEWKCIETIGSLRTMSTQLSNESMKNASASQSFSGLDFLFDMKPLFIPLYALLVTVACLGNSVLILLIAFTKKLHNTTNFLIGNLAAADLVMCIFCVPLTASYAFEIRGWLFGEFMCHFVPLMQAATVFVSVLSLTAIAIDRYVVVVYPIRRRIGCKSCIYIVTVIWMVSIGVSLPTSMHTHYLDLKNVGHNMIICEEFWKHQERQRLLYSCTMLLLSYMLPLSAVSVSYCAIAYHLRRRNVPGAATHNQDKWSKKKQKTFRMLIISVMAFAICWLPLQVVNLIRDIDEEFTILDKNYINVIQVTCHLIAMSSACYNPFIYASLHDKFRFHLRNYFYHHKKRASTLSSKNSRLNTCSTLADVPMVLSDKMALQGRFSFN